ATTTTTCTAAACTTTTATTTGTATCATATAGTTTATAAGGTTTGAGTTAAATTGTCTTTCAGAAATATTCTCAAATGTTGCTTAAGTTTTCTTTCCTATAATGCTTGGTTGTTTCTTATGCAAAGCATTAGGCTTGCGAAATATTATTTTATACGAGTGCTAAAGTTATTTGGCTTCTTACAGCAACATTGTCAGCATTGTCAATTCCTGAAAGTCATGTCAGTTATAAAAGTGATCTGGTTAAAGCATCAGTGAAGCTGGGGAAAGTATTAAATGCAGACGGAATTCGGTTTTTGGTTGAAAAGTTGAAACAAAAGAATGGTGCTGAAATGTATGTACTTTTCTTGGACTTGTTTTTGATTCTCTGTATGTTGCCTTTGCACAATTCCCACTTTTGTTTAATACTATGACACcctaaaggatttttttttttttttttttttggggtaatgAAAGGGCTGAGAGAGAAGCCAAACTAAAGGAGAAAGAGCTAATCAAGGAAATGGAGAAAAATAAGCGGAATGCtgagaaggaaaagagaaaaatggATCGCGAACTTCAGAAGGAGAAACTACAGAATGTAAGTTCTAAGTCTTGCTTATGATGTTTAAATTCATGTGCATTTGTTAATTGTGTTTCAATGTTTTATCCCAAGTCCAGGTTGGGTTTGTGTATCTAGAACTAGAGGCCTAATCTGTTCACTTAAACTGCCAAGTATATAAATATTGTTCATGTTTTTATGAATAAGATCTTCATTATGAACATTTTCATAAATGGATTTGTTGCTAGCTTCATGGTTGGTGTTGAAGAGCTTTGCCCAAATCTGGGGCATTGCAGATCAGCATGTTTTGTCCTCAATACTGTTTCTCCACTTATTGTTCATATGTCATTCAGATTGTAGTTATGCTGATTGCCTAGGTGATAACTTTTTTTGAAGTGACTTGTAGGAGGGTACTGGCCATATTGGAATGTCACAAATCAAAGTTCTAAGTCTTGGTATCATCCTTGTCTTGGTACCATATGATATGCCTCTCTACCAACACATTGTACACTGCTGGAATTGGCACAACATCTGTACCTTGTGTTGGTACAAGGCATATCAAGCCCACATATTGTAGTAGTACTATACTGTTCGTATGGTATGGCCTGTACTACCCAGTATGTGTTGGTACTTAAGACTATGTTGTGGACTCTAGTTTGTTTGCATATTATCACTTTTCTTTTATTTGTCTGCAGGAAAAGGAACTTAGGCGGATGCAAGAAGAAGCTGAGAAAGAGGAAAAGCGTCGTGAAAAAGAAGCAGCTGAACTGAAGAAACAACTTAAGAAGCACCAGGAAGAAGCTGAGCGGGAACAACGGCGCCGTGAAAAAGAAGAAGCTGAATTGAAAAAACATCTTGCAGTAAAAAAACAAGCGACTATAATGGAACGCTTTTTTAAGAGAGAGAAGAGTAAAGATAATTCTAGTAATCCTGACAACAGATCATCCATGAAAGGCCCAATGTCTGACTCACCTTGCAAGAAAGAAGAGGCAGTCTATACGGTTACATCATCAATGGACTGTGCCTTTTCTCAGAAAGATAGCCTATCTGTGGAGGATCTTCGCAGGTTAATAACAGCATCTTCTTTTTTCACTCTTCCTTttttatgtaaaataaatcttttaGGTTTTCAATTTTGGtttgtttatttttctgtaaCATTTAAAATAGTTAAATTCATCTGTGTTCATGGGAATGGCATTTGAAGTTAATCGTACAAGATAATTGAATATTAGTCAATGTTTGATGATATTTAGGGATCAAAGTGTGTAAGAGTTGCAGGCAATTAGTTAGTAAATAGGACCAAAGTATAAAGCAGTGCAGAAGCTTTTTGTAAGATTGCTGAAAACAAACTTTGTGAAGTATTGCAAAAGAATACAAGGGAAAATTAGCTAAAATTAATTATGCTAGTTTctgaaattctcaaaaaaaatttctttgacTATGATTTCACATTATAGGTTGCATGTCACTCGCTGGCATAAGTTAGCTTGCTGCAGTAGATCTTGCCGATGGGGTATTAGGCGCAACCCGAAGATTGAGTTGGTTAAGGAGCTCAAGCTACAAAGATCATCCTTAGAAGCTGAGCTGCTTGAAAAAACTATGACTCCAAACAAAGAGCTTTCCTCTTATAAGGTGAACCAAGGCAGTGAATCAAGCTTGGATAAGCTTGTGGATGAGTTTGAAGAATCTTTTGTTGATGAAATGCCATGTCACAATGGTACTGATTCTGCCCCAGCTTCAGTTCGTTTTTTGAGGAAAAAGCTTTTGCAGTTTGACCAAAGCCATAGGCCAGCATATTATGGTACTTGGCGCAGGAAGAGGCAAGTTTTGTTTCCTGTGTATGATTGGAATTTGCTGCATTTGCATTTTTGTCAAGTCTTTGTCATATTTTTATTTACATTGATACCACTGCTTATTACAGTGCTGTTGGCCCAAGGCACCCATTTAAGAAGGACCCTGCTTTGGACTATGATATTGATAGTGATGAGGAGTGGGAAGAGGTATCAGTCACTGCTCTCTGTAAAAACAATGGAGTGAGGGAAATGTATCAGCAGTTTGTTTTGTTTTTATACAGGAGGATCCTGGTGAGAGCCTCTCTGATTGTGACAAGGACACGGAGGAGGATCATTTAGAGGAAGAAGCTTCTAAGATTGAAGATGAAGATGAAAGTGAAGATGGCTTTGTTGTACCTGATGGTTATCTCTCAGAAGATGAGGTACTCATAGCACCAGCAAATATAATCCATGTGCAATCCTCTCTTTCTTCCGCACGTCATGTCACTTATGCATCAATTACTTTTTAATTATCTTTTGATGGTGCTGCTTTATTCTACGCATAACCTTTGAAATGCTTGATGTGGAGTGGGTCAGACATGAAAGCACATGAACCACCAAAAAGTTGTTATGAAATGTTCCAAGTGCATCGAATTCGACAACATGgaatagaaaatgaagatgatGCTAAATTGAGTATGAGGATTTTTAAGTTTAAAGATGCCCATTGATTTTACGTGTAGATTGGTCAACAGCTGAGATTCTTCGTCTGGGCTCAAGTCTAGaggaaattttttctctcttgctgATTTTAATGTTTTAAAAGACGTTAGGTGCCAGATGGGCAGCCAAGCAGTGGCCTAGCAGCTGGGTTGGGTGCCAAGTGGTGTGGGTGGTCCAAActaaataaattcaaaaataatacatataatTTAAAATCCTAAGATGAAAGTACATCTGGGCAAAATTTAGACTATTTCATGAATCAATCTTATCCTCAATACTCAAATGTGATGCAAACCATCAACACAGGCATCTAAGCAAGTGCCAAGCCAGCTGGCTTTTAGAACATTGTCTGGGTTCTGTGATTTGATGAGTTGAATTTTGCTTTGTACCAACCCATTCTTTAATGGTTTGCCATAGGCCACTCTCTTGCTAAAAGTTTGCCTTGCTTGGTGATCGGGGACTTATAAAATGTTAATGTTAAGTTGAAAGCCACTTATAAAAGGTTCTCAAACCTTGGGAGATCATTCCCTGAAACATAAAGCTGAACCCatataaaatagatatgatcTTCTGATTGATGTTAAGGTATATTGATTGGTATCTTATTATTCATTCTTTCCAGCAGGGAGTTCAAACTGAGACCTCATCGGATAAGATGGAGGATGAGGCCAAAAGCCCACCATCTGTTAAATCGGATGTCGAAAGTGAGGAATTCAGAGCATTGCTGCAACAGCAGAAAATTTTGCACAATTTGACCGAGAAGGCTCTTCGAAAGGGCCAGCCATTGGTTATATCCAATCTAATGCATGAAAAAGCTGAACTAATGATGGCCGAAGATCTCACTGGGGCATCTAAGCTGGAGCAGATCTGTTTGCAAGCTCTCTGCATGCAGGCCTTTCCTGGAGGTTCCATGGTTGATCTATCAGCTAGTCATAGCCCATCAGATGAGGATCCTGTGCTCGGCATATCCAGTAGAAATATTACTACTCCCACAGCCACTGCAGCTGTCATCCAAGGTTCAGACTTGCGAGAATTTGTAAGTGCACCAAAGAGATGTCCTGACCTCAACTAGTCCTCACCTTATGTGGCATAGGCTCTGATTCGTTATTTCTTCTATTTCTCATTATCATTATGATTACTCATTAGCATAATGTATCTGTTCCAAATGCTGAACTGCAGGTTAGGATTATTCGTTCTTGTTCCCAAAGTATTAATAAGGTGGTAGAGTTGTTGCAACAAAAGTTCCCAACCATCTCCAAGACGCTATTAAGAAACAAAGTACGAGAAATATCAGATTTTGTAGATAACCGTTGGCAGGTAACCTGCAACAGTCTTTTTTGCTTTCCAAGTTGGTCATAGAACAGTAAAGCCTATGTCTTTGTCTAGAAATAATACATTACTGAACTTTGAAACTTGATTACTCTTTTTCTTAGcaataatgatgatgataatgataaTGATGTGTTTTTGTACAGGTTAAGAAAGAGGTATTGGAGAGCCTTGGCTTATCCATCTCCCCAGGTACTCGAAGTTATGTATATTGCATATTAATATGGAAAAATTATGTTCTCCAAGTATCTCATATCCTATGCCactttattgaataaaaattttgcacAAGCCTCATGATTATCGTCTGTTGAGCATAATAGTCATGCTATGGTATGGTGATGCTCTAATACTACCTATTCATGGCTACTTCTGACAGACAAGGGTAGGAGGCCAAAGGGCATAGCAATGTATTTCTCTAAACGCTGTTTGCCTCCTGAAGGGGAGTCCATCAACATTCCGGAGTCTTCTCCTCAATCATGTTCAAAAACAAAGGCTCATAATGATGGCAATATAGCCACTTCACAGGCTGACAGGCAGTCTTCTCTGAGTTTTGTATGAGATTGAATTGGCTCTATCTGGCATTGAAGCACATGCTCTTGGAAGCACTGGGTTTTGCGGGTATATGGATGATAGATGCACATACGCATGGGTAAGAAATGCTTGTTCATCTTGATATCAGTGTGGCCTCTCCTTATTTTGGTTTGTTGGGTGAAAGGGATTGAAGTTCAGACAATGGAAAGAGTACAAAATGtgttttgcactagtagagttgcaaacagcaatatatattaaaatattacatTAGCACTTTTTGATGGAACTTTGAGTTTCCATAGTTTTCATCTTTCAATTATTTATCGTACTTGTGTCGCATATTCATGTCTACTTTAAACCATTAGCCTGTAGCTTATTTGTGTTTCTGTTGCTGTTGCGAGTTCTGGTTGAAGGTGCTTGT
The DNA window shown above is from Elaeis guineensis isolate ETL-2024a chromosome 8, EG11, whole genome shotgun sequence and carries:
- the LOC105049837 gene encoding chromatin assembly factor 1 subunit FAS1 isoform X1 yields the protein MEGVVILGTVRAEDSSHTDGDSMIVDGSLAGTLTACQANEKHLVVLNGVPEVDDDSMILDSSPADALKQVQLSAEESGKVAGTSSVVDLNAVRMEGLNQPEVNADTMILDNSHVVVPNKPQSVLKDQKGDRKQLKRKRALIDGNATGVNKESLVIECRQEIDNLCEYYKEISGHRLNLEEGTCSSNNSMIACLLEESDLPFSKLVEEIYDMLRARDGVTLASVRGAVLFVGQRVMYGIPNLDADVLEDESQSCLWCWETRDLKLLPATLRGFLNIRRTARKKIHERISALSATLSALSIPESHVSYKSDLVKASVKLGKVLNADGIRFLVEKLKQKNGAEMAEREAKLKEKELIKEMEKNKRNAEKEKRKMDRELQKEKLQNEKELRRMQEEAEKEEKRREKEAAELKKQLKKHQEEAEREQRRREKEEAELKKHLAVKKQATIMERFFKREKSKDNSSNPDNRSSMKGPMSDSPCKKEEAVYTVTSSMDCAFSQKDSLSVEDLRRLHVTRWHKLACCSRSCRWGIRRNPKIELVKELKLQRSSLEAELLEKTMTPNKELSSYKVNQGSESSLDKLVDEFEESFVDEMPCHNGTDSAPASVRFLRKKLLQFDQSHRPAYYGTWRRKSAVGPRHPFKKDPALDYDIDSDEEWEEEDPGESLSDCDKDTEEDHLEEEASKIEDEDESEDGFVVPDGYLSEDEQGVQTETSSDKMEDEAKSPPSVKSDVESEEFRALLQQQKILHNLTEKALRKGQPLVISNLMHEKAELMMAEDLTGASKLEQICLQALCMQAFPGGSMVDLSASHSPSDEDPVLGISSRNITTPTATAAVIQGSDLREFVRIIRSCSQSINKVVELLQQKFPTISKTLLRNKVREISDFVDNRWQVKKEVLESLGLSISPDKGRRPKGIAMYFSKRCLPPEGESINIPESSPQSCSKTKAHNDGNIATSQADRQSSLSFV
- the LOC105049837 gene encoding chromatin assembly factor 1 subunit FAS1 isoform X2, producing MEGVVILGTVRAEDSSHTDGDSMIVDGSLAGTLTACQANEKHLVVLNGVPEVDDDSMILDSSPADALKQVQLSAEESGKVAGTSSVVDLNAVRMEGLNQPEVNADTMILDNSHVVVPNKPQSVLKDQKGDRKQLKRKRALIDGNATGVNKESLVIECRQEIDNLCEYYKEISGHRLNLEEGTCSSNNSMIACLLEESDLPFSKLVEEIYDMLRARDGVTLASVRGAVLFVGQRVMYGIPNLDADVLEDESQSCLWCWETRDLKLLPATLRGFLNIRRTARKKIHERISALSATLSALSIPESHVSYKSDLVKASVKLGKVLNADGIRFLVEKLKQKNGAEMAEREAKLKEKELIKEMEKNKRNAEKEKRKMDRELQKEKLQNEKELRRMQEEAEKEEKRREKEAAELKKQLKKHQEEAEREQRRREKEEAELKKHLAVKKQATIMERFFKREKSKDNSSNPDNRSSMKGPMSDSPCKKEEAVYTVTSSMDCAFSQKDSLSVEDLRRLHVTRWHKLACCSRSCRWGIRRNPKIELVKELKLQRSSLEAELLEKTMTPNKELSSYKVNQGSESSLDKLVDEFEESFVDEMPCHNGTDSAPASVRFLRKKLLQFDQSHRPAYYGTWRRKSAVGPRHPFKKDPALDYDIDSDEEWEEEDPGESLSDCDKDTEEDHLEEEASKIEDEDESEDGFVVPDGYLSEDEGVQTETSSDKMEDEAKSPPSVKSDVESEEFRALLQQQKILHNLTEKALRKGQPLVISNLMHEKAELMMAEDLTGASKLEQICLQALCMQAFPGGSMVDLSASHSPSDEDPVLGISSRNITTPTATAAVIQGSDLREFVRIIRSCSQSINKVVELLQQKFPTISKTLLRNKVREISDFVDNRWQVKKEVLESLGLSISPDKGRRPKGIAMYFSKRCLPPEGESINIPESSPQSCSKTKAHNDGNIATSQADRQSSLSFV